One window from the genome of Jeotgalibaca sp. MA1X17-3 encodes:
- the yycF gene encoding response regulator YycF encodes MKKILVVDDERPISEIINFNLTKEGFEVHTAFDGEEAIEKVASVQPDLILLDLMLPKIDGLEVCRQVRKTNDVPIIMLTAKDSEIDKVLGLELGADDYITKPFSNRELIARVKANLRRLSSPPSAQPEEEVKVNEIHVGAITIHEDAYIVSKRGKEIELTHREFELLHYLARHIGQVMTREHLLQTVWGYDYFGDVRTVDVTVRRLREKIEDTPSHPTWLITRRGVGYFLKNPDQE; translated from the coding sequence ATGAAAAAAATATTAGTTGTCGATGACGAGAGACCTATCTCAGAAATCATCAATTTTAACCTAACAAAAGAGGGATTCGAAGTCCACACTGCTTTTGATGGGGAAGAAGCTATTGAAAAAGTTGCTTCTGTTCAACCAGATTTGATTCTATTAGATTTAATGTTACCGAAAATAGACGGTTTGGAAGTTTGTCGTCAAGTTCGAAAAACAAATGATGTGCCAATTATTATGTTAACGGCAAAAGATTCAGAGATTGATAAAGTATTGGGGTTAGAATTAGGTGCGGATGATTATATAACGAAGCCATTCTCCAATCGAGAATTAATTGCTCGTGTGAAAGCAAACTTACGTCGGTTAAGTTCACCACCTTCCGCTCAGCCAGAGGAAGAAGTAAAAGTTAATGAAATCCATGTCGGTGCCATCACCATTCATGAAGATGCTTATATCGTTTCTAAACGAGGAAAAGAAATTGAGTTGACTCATCGCGAGTTTGAACTTCTTCACTATCTCGCCCGCCATATTGGTCAGGTAATGACCCGTGAGCACCTTTTACAAACGGTCTGGGGATATGATTACTTTGGAGATGTAAGAACCGTAGATGTAACGGTACGTCGATTACGTGAGAAGATAGAAGATACACCTAGCCATCCAACATGGCTCATTACTCGAAGAGGAGTTGGCTACTTCTTAAAAAATCCAGACCAGGAGTAA
- a CDS encoding L,D-transpeptidase family protein, whose translation MKRKPVIITTVTLIVVLLVAYIGGGVYYKDHFLPKTTLGTIDISGNTIEEANRKIAKDFHAKTITIKEKDETIASFTPSQLDASMDDTELLKQAKAEQGSWSWPILAFQEKKINGDSSAVEYKEEALLTFIKTLSLETEDRTASENASIVNKDDAFVIQPEVQGTVIDQELLKEEIIQSMVGSSDQVHLEDSYAQPAVTKENETLLASLKKMDDLSNIVVTYKIAGKEEIVPKEKIVTWLSVDDKGEPSVNTEETKKYAESLHEKYATNGKTRQFESTNRGTVEVPAGTYGWSIATTAEADNLAAYILAGEDVTVTPAINGSGYNDDGTDIGSNYVEVDLQNQKIYVYKEGQKVFESVIVGGHPKTASPIGVFYAWNKVKDTTLIGYNPRRDADYETPVKYWIPIDWEGIGIHDASWQGSFGSQEYLVNGSNGCINMPPEVMEQFFNLVEVGMPVILI comes from the coding sequence TTGAAAAGAAAACCAGTTATTATAACCACTGTTACGTTGATAGTAGTACTTCTTGTTGCCTATATTGGTGGAGGAGTTTATTATAAAGATCATTTTTTACCGAAAACAACTTTAGGAACGATTGATATTTCTGGCAATACGATAGAAGAAGCTAATCGTAAAATCGCAAAAGACTTTCATGCGAAGACCATTACTATAAAAGAAAAAGATGAAACTATAGCGAGTTTTACTCCATCACAACTAGACGCAAGTATGGATGATACAGAGCTTTTGAAACAAGCCAAAGCAGAACAAGGTAGTTGGAGTTGGCCGATTCTAGCTTTTCAAGAAAAGAAAATTAATGGTGACTCTTCTGCGGTTGAATACAAGGAAGAAGCATTGCTTACCTTTATAAAAACCCTTTCCCTTGAAACGGAAGATCGTACTGCTTCTGAAAATGCTAGTATTGTAAATAAAGATGATGCGTTTGTTATCCAACCTGAAGTACAAGGGACTGTTATTGATCAAGAATTGCTAAAAGAGGAAATCATTCAATCTATGGTGGGAAGTTCGGATCAAGTACATCTAGAAGATAGCTATGCCCAACCTGCTGTCACCAAAGAGAATGAAACCCTACTTGCTTCTTTGAAAAAAATGGATGATCTATCTAATATAGTTGTAACCTATAAAATAGCAGGGAAAGAAGAGATTGTACCTAAAGAAAAAATAGTTACGTGGCTTTCTGTAGATGATAAAGGGGAACCTTCTGTTAATACGGAGGAAACTAAAAAATATGCAGAAAGCTTACATGAAAAATATGCAACCAATGGGAAAACACGTCAGTTTGAAAGTACAAATCGAGGAACTGTTGAAGTTCCAGCGGGGACGTACGGTTGGTCGATTGCTACGACAGCGGAAGCAGATAATTTGGCTGCCTATATTTTAGCAGGAGAGGATGTAACGGTTACTCCAGCAATTAATGGCTCCGGTTATAATGACGATGGTACCGATATCGGATCTAACTATGTAGAAGTAGACTTACAAAATCAAAAAATATATGTATATAAAGAAGGTCAAAAAGTCTTTGAATCAGTCATTGTTGGAGGACATCCGAAGACTGCTTCACCAATTGGCGTTTTCTACGCATGGAACAAAGTAAAAGATACAACATTGATTGGTTATAACCCACGTCGAGATGCGGACTATGAAACGCCCGTAAAATATTGGATTCCCATTGATTGGGAAGGAATTGGCATTCATGATGCAAGTTGGCAAGGTTCTTTTGGTTCACAAGAATATTTAGTAAATGGATCAAATGGCTGTATTAATATGCCACCAGAAGTAATGGAACAATTTTTCAACCTAGTAGAAGTAGGGATGCCTGTTATCCTAATTTAA
- a CDS encoding DUF2207 family protein translates to MIHLFLGLAGNGMEVTLEDIENIGDDKEQAKLFNSEREEWVRDVEDGSSTFKEAYRAPHASKVVGMILLTFVANVFLFFLMGILIGTTGISLWMLSIPIVGILFTIYVIIYHLKNPSLTMEGDRALKEWTGFKNMLLDVGNFPMREVGSIEVWGHYLVYAIALGVGDRVMEQLQIEYPIEELDNSSFGTYYYTNYLFVNSLNQSVTTGVTASSYTPNASGTGGGFSGGSSGGSGGGSGGGAF, encoded by the coding sequence TTGATTCACCTGTTTCTTGGCCTAGCAGGAAATGGTATGGAAGTTACCTTAGAAGATATTGAAAATATTGGTGATGATAAGGAACAAGCAAAACTCTTTAATTCTGAACGAGAGGAATGGGTCCGTGACGTAGAAGATGGTTCGAGTACGTTTAAAGAAGCGTATCGAGCCCCTCATGCTTCAAAAGTAGTTGGCATGATTTTACTAACGTTCGTAGCGAATGTTTTCTTATTTTTCTTAATGGGAATTTTGATAGGGACTACAGGTATTTCTTTGTGGATGCTAAGTATACCGATAGTAGGAATCCTCTTCACCATTTATGTGATTATCTATCATTTAAAAAATCCGTCTCTCACTATGGAAGGAGACCGAGCTTTGAAAGAATGGACAGGCTTTAAGAATATGCTATTGGATGTTGGGAATTTCCCAATGCGAGAAGTTGGATCGATTGAAGTTTGGGGACACTATCTCGTTTATGCGATTGCACTTGGAGTAGGAGATCGTGTAATGGAGCAATTACAGATAGAGTATCCGATAGAAGAATTAGATAACAGTAGTTTCGGTACCTACTACTATACCAATTATCTATTTGTAAATAGTTTAAACCAAAGTGTAACAACTGGCGTGACAGCTTCTTCTTATACACCAAACGCTAGTGGAACAGGTGGCGGCTTTAGTGGCGGATCATCTGGTGGTTCTGGCGGTGGATCGGGTGGAGGAGCATTTTGA
- the yycH gene encoding two-component system activity regulator YycH produces the protein MRQKESRLVSVVLYVLVSLSLFLTWRILAIPSQTLNLQPVAPTVQSPSISTTKNLEEVFVPSQMSVHTDTRTYITKDTKILKDVNRFLTDWKMKDLSFLATYDLDEFNDLVLQTGRVEVKFPAAIHLDLISRYFEVVPEGLSNEMITRILLSPQSEDEIYLVNDETKKFILLKILKSQWSRY, from the coding sequence ATGAGACAAAAAGAGTCCAGGCTCGTATCGGTTGTATTGTATGTATTAGTGAGTCTAAGTTTATTTCTAACATGGCGGATTTTGGCTATCCCCTCTCAGACGCTAAATTTACAACCAGTCGCTCCTACTGTACAAAGTCCAAGTATCTCTACCACTAAAAATTTAGAGGAAGTCTTTGTACCAAGTCAGATGTCTGTGCATACAGATACACGCACCTATATCACAAAAGACACTAAAATTTTAAAAGATGTGAATCGCTTCCTGACCGATTGGAAAATGAAAGATCTTTCTTTTTTGGCAACCTATGATTTGGATGAATTTAATGATTTAGTGTTGCAAACGGGAAGGGTAGAAGTGAAATTTCCAGCTGCTATCCATTTAGATTTGATTTCCCGTTATTTTGAAGTAGTACCAGAAGGGTTATCCAATGAAATGATTACGAGAATTCTTCTTTCTCCACAGTCTGAAGATGAAATTTATTTAGTAAATGATGAAACAAAAAAATTTATACTGCTCAAAATTCTGAAAAGTCAATGGAGCCGCTATTAG
- a CDS encoding S1C family serine protease produces the protein MDKKEWENQEDSEKVEPKDSLNADSFTKNEDDEIQEDSSPDSEKEKIETYGDYEEVIEEDSINSEDTEIDKETVETISSTEKVEMEEEFEERPTQQPIEKSEPIQPEPKRRSVRDGIFGGIIGGAIVALVGTGLLFGTGTLSYAPNSLNESEVTTNTNEIQSTNVSLDVTTESTKAIEQVQDAVVSVINMTESTGNPFGFTIPQSETEGDSNLVTQGEGSGVIYKIEGDVAYVVTNNHVIDDADALEVLMKDGTKKEAKLIGNDVWTDLAVLTIPVEGIETIAQFGDSDSLNVGEPAIAIGSPLGINFATSATQGIISATDRTVETDIDGDGVSDWDVTAIQTDASINPGNSGGALINIAGKVIGINSMKIADATVEGMGFAIPSNDVIQIIAELEEHGEVIRPVLGVSMVDLKQVSASQQRSTLKIPEDVTSGVVVADVASLSAAEVGGLKAYDVIVEMDGEPISNMVELRKILYAQEVGETVEIKFYRSGELQTLDITLTDGQPSL, from the coding sequence ATGGATAAAAAAGAGTGGGAAAACCAAGAAGATTCAGAAAAAGTCGAGCCAAAAGATTCCCTTAACGCAGATTCATTTACAAAAAATGAGGATGATGAGATTCAAGAGGACTCGTCACCTGACTCTGAAAAAGAAAAAATAGAAACATATGGAGATTATGAAGAAGTTATTGAAGAAGACTCTATAAATTCTGAAGATACAGAAATCGATAAAGAGACGGTAGAAACCATTTCTTCCACAGAAAAAGTAGAAATGGAAGAAGAATTTGAGGAACGACCAACGCAACAACCAATTGAAAAATCAGAACCAATTCAACCAGAACCGAAACGTCGTAGTGTAAGAGATGGAATTTTTGGTGGAATCATTGGAGGGGCAATCGTTGCGTTAGTAGGAACTGGACTTTTATTCGGAACAGGTACTCTTTCATATGCACCAAATAGTCTAAATGAATCAGAGGTTACAACCAACACGAATGAAATACAAAGTACAAACGTTTCTTTGGATGTGACAACAGAATCTACAAAAGCGATTGAACAAGTGCAGGATGCGGTAGTGTCCGTTATCAATATGACAGAGAGCACAGGTAATCCCTTTGGCTTTACCATCCCTCAATCTGAAACGGAGGGAGACAGCAACCTTGTGACACAAGGAGAGGGAAGCGGAGTCATCTATAAGATTGAAGGAGATGTAGCATACGTAGTTACGAATAATCATGTTATTGATGATGCAGATGCTCTGGAAGTCTTGATGAAAGATGGTACTAAAAAAGAAGCTAAACTAATCGGAAATGATGTTTGGACAGACCTTGCCGTTTTAACCATTCCTGTAGAAGGAATTGAAACGATTGCTCAATTTGGAGACTCAGATTCATTGAATGTAGGAGAACCAGCCATTGCCATCGGATCTCCATTAGGAATTAATTTTGCAACATCTGCTACTCAAGGGATTATTTCAGCAACAGACCGAACCGTGGAAACAGATATTGACGGAGACGGTGTGAGTGATTGGGATGTCACTGCTATTCAAACGGATGCGTCCATTAACCCAGGAAACTCAGGAGGAGCATTGATTAATATTGCTGGAAAAGTAATAGGTATTAATTCAATGAAAATAGCAGATGCTACTGTTGAAGGAATGGGATTTGCTATTCCAAGTAACGATGTCATCCAAATCATCGCTGAATTAGAAGAACATGGAGAAGTGATTCGACCGGTTCTCGGCGTTTCTATGGTTGATCTCAAACAAGTCTCAGCCTCTCAACAACGTTCTACATTAAAAATCCCAGAGGACGTAACTTCTGGAGTTGTAGTTGCTGACGTGGCAAGCCTTTCTGCTGCAGAAGTAGGAGGATTGAAGGCTTATGATGTGATTGTAGAAATGGATGGAGAACCAATTAGTAACATGGTAGAGCTCCGAAAAATATTATATGCACAAGAAGTTGGAGAGACAGTAGAAATTAAATTTTACCGAAGTGGCGAACTTCAAACACTAGACATTACACTAACAGATGGACAACCTTCGTTATAA
- a CDS encoding O-methyltransferase, giving the protein MHDKNEMMSRPVVKKELVEYMRKELKPFSGKLGDLENYANEKGIPIIPHETAVFLNLLLSQIKPKQVLEIGTAIGFSASLFAQHLADGGHITTIDRFDIMIERAKNNFINLGLDGKVTLLEGDAADLLPTLEGPYDFIFMDSAKAKYYEFLPYCMNLLSVNGMLIIDDVFQGGTILHDEKDIPKRVRKIHRRLNQLLDLVLNHEALDSSLVPLGDGLLMIVKKEKVDFSYILKEIQ; this is encoded by the coding sequence ATGCACGATAAAAATGAAATGATGAGTCGACCTGTTGTTAAAAAAGAATTAGTAGAATATATGCGAAAAGAGTTAAAACCATTTTCCGGAAAACTAGGTGATCTAGAGAACTATGCGAACGAGAAAGGGATACCTATTATTCCTCATGAGACAGCAGTATTTCTGAATTTACTACTAAGCCAAATAAAACCCAAACAAGTTCTAGAAATTGGAACAGCAATTGGTTTTTCTGCTAGTCTGTTTGCACAACATTTAGCAGATGGAGGGCATATTACAACGATTGACCGCTTTGATATTATGATTGAGAGAGCTAAGAATAATTTTATAAATTTAGGTTTAGATGGAAAGGTAACTCTTTTAGAAGGAGATGCAGCTGACCTCTTGCCCACATTAGAAGGTCCATATGATTTCATTTTTATGGATAGTGCAAAAGCGAAATACTATGAATTTTTACCATATTGCATGAATCTATTAAGTGTTAATGGGATGCTCATCATTGATGATGTTTTTCAAGGAGGTACCATTTTACATGATGAAAAAGATATTCCTAAGCGAGTTCGTAAAATTCACCGACGATTAAATCAACTATTAGATTTAGTTTTAAATCATGAAGCGTTAGACTCTTCGCTAGTTCCACTAGGAGATGGCTTGTTGATGATTGTCAAAAAAGAAAAAGTAGACTTTTCATATATCTTAAAAGAAATCCAATAA
- the walK gene encoding cell wall metabolism sensor histidine kinase WalK, with amino-acid sequence MNKKIKWIQSIHFKIPMLFIFMLLVSLQIIGAYFIRQLETKLINNFDTQMSLNLRFLENSLQPVLIDGDEELKESSIQNILQDYIGGDFLEIRVVDDRGYILGTNDQTRQSMIGLKSTDRDVQQAMLLQTDRKYQYLNDDRNSRVWKTVSPIFTTDNTGELIGAIVMESNIETVYSQIMDIVTIFLNASVFAIVITVLLAVIISRGLTRPISEMRTQTANIARGDYSGKVMIYGNDELGQLADTINDLSSKVKEAQETTEAERQRLDSVLKHMSDGVLATDRRGRVIIINNRALDLLDLTQEEAIGKSIMNVLHLGNTFTFRQLLEIQKELILYPTGEETDENILQGEFSVIQRETGFISGLICVLTDITEQEKIEQERRSFVSNVSHELRTPLTSVKSYTESLQEGAWKDQEIAPAFLQVITTETDRMIRMITDLLHLSRMDQGMPQLELEFVSMNDLFGHILDRFEVMFSSEQYRDRNYKIIRDFTQRTLWVEVDQDKMIQVIDNIMNNALKYSPDGGTITCRLMETHNSIVLSVTDEGLGIPRKDLQHIFERFYRVDKARARSMGGTGLGLAISKEVLTMHGGRIWASSIENKGSTFFISLPYEEFEEEEEEWG; translated from the coding sequence ATGAATAAAAAAATTAAATGGATTCAATCCATCCACTTTAAGATACCAATGCTGTTTATTTTTATGCTATTGGTATCTTTACAAATTATAGGAGCTTATTTCATTCGCCAATTGGAAACAAAATTAATAAATAATTTTGATACACAAATGAGTTTGAATCTTCGTTTCTTAGAAAATTCTCTACAACCAGTCTTAATTGACGGTGATGAGGAACTAAAAGAATCTTCTATCCAAAATATCCTTCAGGATTATATTGGGGGAGATTTTTTGGAAATTCGTGTTGTAGACGATCGAGGTTATATTTTAGGGACAAATGATCAGACTCGTCAATCAATGATAGGGTTGAAATCTACCGATCGAGATGTGCAACAGGCTATGCTCTTACAAACGGACCGAAAATATCAATATTTAAACGACGACCGGAACAGTAGAGTGTGGAAAACCGTATCTCCTATTTTTACTACGGATAATACAGGAGAACTAATCGGAGCGATAGTGATGGAATCCAATATCGAAACAGTTTACAGCCAGATTATGGATATTGTTACCATCTTTCTGAATGCTTCTGTGTTTGCCATTGTAATTACGGTTTTACTTGCGGTAATTATTTCTCGTGGGCTTACCCGACCCATTTCAGAAATGAGGACACAGACCGCGAATATTGCTCGAGGGGACTATTCTGGAAAAGTGATGATTTACGGAAATGATGAATTAGGACAGCTAGCCGATACAATCAATGACCTTTCTTCTAAAGTTAAAGAGGCACAAGAAACAACGGAAGCAGAGCGTCAAAGGTTAGATAGTGTTTTGAAACATATGTCTGATGGTGTTCTAGCAACCGATCGTCGAGGACGAGTAATTATTATTAATAATCGAGCCCTTGATTTATTAGATCTCACACAAGAAGAAGCGATTGGTAAATCAATTATGAATGTTCTTCATCTAGGTAATACATTTACATTTAGACAGTTATTAGAAATTCAAAAAGAATTAATCCTTTATCCTACAGGAGAAGAGACAGACGAAAATATTCTTCAAGGAGAATTTTCTGTTATTCAAAGAGAAACTGGATTTATCAGTGGCTTAATTTGTGTGCTCACGGATATAACTGAACAAGAAAAAATAGAGCAAGAACGTCGGAGTTTTGTTTCGAACGTTTCTCACGAATTACGCACACCTCTTACAAGTGTAAAGAGTTATACAGAATCACTTCAAGAAGGTGCTTGGAAAGACCAGGAAATCGCTCCAGCATTCTTACAAGTGATTACTACTGAAACCGACCGGATGATTCGAATGATTACAGATTTGCTACATCTATCTCGCATGGACCAAGGGATGCCACAATTGGAATTGGAATTTGTCAGTATGAATGATCTTTTTGGGCATATTCTAGATCGTTTTGAAGTAATGTTTAGTTCAGAACAGTATCGGGATAGAAACTACAAAATTATTCGAGATTTTACTCAAAGAACGCTTTGGGTTGAAGTAGATCAAGATAAGATGATTCAGGTTATTGATAACATTATGAATAATGCATTAAAATATTCCCCAGATGGAGGTACGATTACGTGCCGTCTGATGGAAACACACAATAGTATCGTTTTAAGTGTGACAGATGAAGGTCTAGGAATCCCACGCAAAGATCTTCAACATATTTTTGAACGTTTCTATCGTGTAGACAAGGCTAGAGCACGTTCAATGGGTGGAACGGGACTAGGCTTAGCGATCTCTAAAGAGGTGCTAACAATGCATGGTGGTAGAATTTGGGCAAGCAGTATTGAAAACAAAGGGTCCACCTTCTTCATTTCCTTGCCATATGAAGAATTTGAAGAAGAAGAGGAGGAGTGGGGATGA
- a CDS encoding DUF2207 domain-containing protein, with protein MKKYGWILLLSISFLFGIPAPEVAARSFEIMNYDVQVDIQEDGSALFTERITYDFEGAYNGVLYKLDVSEIETPTDVKVSMQADGQQDAFPFAPSTSEEPGTFALENTEDFLEFTVYNPMEDEVQTVIYEYRLPEIITNYNDIAELNRKVIGEGWEDDIEDIMISITLPQAVEDGELRAWGHGDLEGEVALKDNQEVLLTVPYNSAESFVEARVIFPTYVTPSNPNVVNEDKYDEIMAFEENLAVQKKQRGVLGLILGALLGGVGVILPFWLFRWLKRKNEEANPNPVHIPDHVYELPAEMTPAIMNAAVFNQAAGSKEITATIMDLIRKGYLQIEESESERKKGFLKKKNKIIVYP; from the coding sequence TTGAAAAAGTATGGATGGATTTTACTATTGAGTATTTCTTTTCTGTTTGGAATACCAGCACCAGAAGTTGCCGCTCGATCTTTTGAAATTATGAATTATGACGTTCAAGTTGATATACAAGAAGACGGGAGTGCCCTTTTTACAGAGCGTATTACCTATGATTTTGAGGGAGCGTACAATGGAGTCCTATATAAACTAGATGTTTCTGAGATTGAAACGCCAACGGATGTAAAAGTCTCTATGCAAGCAGATGGCCAACAAGATGCCTTTCCTTTTGCTCCTAGTACCTCAGAAGAACCAGGAACCTTTGCTCTAGAGAATACGGAAGACTTTTTAGAATTTACCGTCTACAATCCAATGGAAGATGAAGTTCAAACGGTTATTTATGAATACCGATTACCGGAAATTATTACGAATTATAATGATATAGCAGAACTAAACCGAAAAGTGATTGGTGAAGGTTGGGAAGATGACATAGAAGATATTATGATCTCGATTACCTTACCACAAGCAGTTGAGGACGGAGAACTTCGTGCATGGGGGCATGGAGATCTTGAAGGAGAAGTAGCTTTAAAAGATAATCAAGAAGTTTTGTTGACCGTACCTTACAATTCAGCGGAGTCTTTCGTAGAAGCGAGAGTTATTTTCCCAACCTATGTAACACCGAGTAATCCAAATGTAGTAAATGAAGACAAGTATGATGAAATTATGGCTTTTGAAGAAAATTTAGCTGTTCAGAAAAAACAAAGAGGAGTGCTGGGGCTTATTCTAGGAGCACTGCTTGGAGGAGTCGGGGTAATTCTACCATTCTGGTTGTTTAGGTGGCTAAAAAGAAAAAATGAAGAAGCCAATCCCAATCCTGTCCATATACCGGACCATGTTTATGAGCTACCAGCAGAAATGACTCCGGCTATTATGAATGCAGCTGTGTTTAATCAAGCAGCAGGAAGCAAAGAAATAACCGCTACGATTATGGATTTGATTCGAAAAGGATACCTTCAGATTGAGGAAAGCGAATCCGAAAGGAAAAAAGGTTTTTTGAAAAAGAAAAACAAAATTATCGTTTATCCTTGA
- a CDS encoding MBL fold metallo-hydrolase, whose translation MNRQINNDFRVSILASGSSGNCTYIETPKRKILVDCGLSGKKIAELMKSINRDLSEVDSILVTHEHRDHVHGLGVLARKYGMDLFANEKTWNAMPDSVGKIKTEQKNIFEMGQVMTFGDLDVVSFGVSHDAVAPQFYTFQYEGKQFVMLTDTGYVSDRLRGLLQNADAYLIESNHDLELLRMGRYPWSLKQRILGDEGHLSNDDGALAVAEMLGDRTKRIYLGHLSRDNNIKQLARETAEGIFRIKDLGVDKEFHVYDTDPGIATELFSV comes from the coding sequence ATGAACAGACAAATAAATAATGATTTTCGGGTTAGTATACTAGCCAGTGGAAGTTCCGGAAATTGTACCTATATCGAGACACCAAAAAGAAAAATTCTAGTAGATTGCGGCTTAAGTGGGAAAAAAATTGCGGAATTAATGAAAAGTATCAATCGTGATCTATCTGAAGTAGATTCTATCCTAGTTACCCATGAACACCGGGATCATGTTCATGGATTGGGTGTACTAGCAAGAAAATATGGAATGGATCTTTTTGCGAATGAAAAAACCTGGAATGCAATGCCAGATTCAGTTGGAAAAATAAAAACAGAACAGAAAAACATCTTTGAAATGGGTCAAGTAATGACTTTTGGAGATTTAGATGTAGTAAGTTTCGGAGTATCTCACGATGCAGTAGCTCCGCAATTTTATACGTTTCAATATGAAGGCAAACAATTTGTGATGTTAACCGATACCGGTTACGTCAGTGATCGGTTAAGAGGGTTGCTTCAAAATGCAGATGCGTATCTGATTGAGAGTAATCATGACTTAGAGTTATTACGAATGGGTAGATATCCGTGGTCCTTGAAGCAACGTATTTTGGGAGATGAAGGGCATCTTTCTAACGATGATGGGGCCTTGGCGGTTGCAGAAATGTTAGGAGATCGCACAAAACGAATCTATTTAGGACACTTGAGTCGAGATAATAATATTAAACAATTAGCAAGAGAGACAGCTGAAGGTATTTTCCGAATCAAAGATTTAGGTGTCGATAAAGAGTTTCATGTCTACGATACCGATCCGGGTATTGCAACAGAATTATTTAGTGTATAG
- the yycH gene encoding two-component system activity regulator YycH, translating to MEPLLALYTKNIDEFIPANAYIFSNGIVFMPQERVTVPTLVYLAEKQSTSFFINELFDDTTELRDNSDDFVISYSDNISELRISKDSGILYYYRNNLDRTSILAYRQVRNSFHELKFLDTWPGLSLYDGYDSATDQITYRRYVSGIPIYDTKGMGAIRMKMANSGSTEIQFPTQIIQTPLEDRQKNVELPMGEEIIATLESKGYSFSDIEMIEIAYEWSNSDESNRIVELTPRWFVKMKGTWRTLDSWLIALGEETENGL from the coding sequence ATGGAGCCGCTATTAGCCTTATATACAAAAAACATAGATGAATTTATACCTGCAAATGCGTATATATTCTCAAATGGAATTGTGTTTATGCCACAAGAACGGGTAACGGTTCCGACGCTTGTTTATCTTGCTGAAAAACAATCTACTAGTTTTTTTATTAATGAACTTTTTGATGATACAACGGAATTAAGAGATAATAGTGATGATTTTGTAATCAGTTATAGTGACAACATATCTGAATTACGAATTAGTAAGGATAGTGGTATTTTGTATTACTATCGTAATAATTTGGATCGAACATCCATTTTAGCTTATCGTCAAGTTCGTAATAGTTTTCATGAGTTAAAGTTTTTAGATACATGGCCGGGACTTTCTTTATATGATGGATACGATTCAGCTACGGACCAAATTACGTATCGTAGATATGTGAGTGGAATACCTATTTATGATACCAAAGGAATGGGAGCCATTCGTATGAAAATGGCTAACTCAGGATCGACAGAGATACAGTTCCCTACACAAATTATTCAAACTCCATTAGAAGATCGACAAAAGAATGTAGAGCTCCCAATGGGGGAAGAAATTATTGCAACACTTGAAAGTAAGGGATATTCTTTTTCAGATATTGAAATGATTGAAATTGCTTATGAATGGAGTAATAGTGATGAAAGCAATCGAATTGTAGAATTGACTCCTCGCTGGTTTGTAAAAATGAAAGGTACATGGAGAACGTTAGATTCTTGGTTGATTGCTTTAGGGGAGGAGACCGAGAATGGACTTTAA